GGCTTTTCCTTTTTTTGTAGTGATGATGATGACGCCATTGGCAGCTCGATTGCCATAGATAGAAGTGGCGGAAGCATCTTTTAGGATGTCTACCGATAAAATGTCGTTGGGGTTTAAAAATGACAGGGCGCTCATATTGCTTTCACCATCGCCTACAAAAGAAATAGCGTCTTTGTTATTGTTACCTTCCAGGGGCACGCCATCTATAACATATAAGGGCTCAGTTCCGCCGAAGGTGGAAATACCGCGGATCTTTACAGATACACCGCCACCGGGGGCGCCGGAATTCTGGGTTACTGTAACGCCCGAAGCCTTGCCCTGCAGCATTTGATCGATACCGGTTTGCGGCAGGTTCTTCAGGTCATCTGCTTTTATGGAAACAATGGAACTGTTTACGTCTTTCCGTTTCTGAGTACCATACCCGATCACCACCACATCATCGAGGTTCAATACCTGTGTTTTCATAATAATGAGGAAGCGGGATTCCTTTCCGATCACGATTTCCTGTTTTTCGTACCCTATGGCGGAAATAATCAATATTTTATCTTCATCGGTTGTACTCAATTCAAAAAGCCCTTCCTTATTGGTAGTTGTGCCACGGGTGGTGCCTTTTACCTGGATGCTGGCGCTTACAATGGGCACTCCTTCCTCGGTTACAATCTTTCCGGTGAGTTTGCCAGGCAGGATTACCGGCATTGCCTCATAACCGGTATTGTCCTCAAAGGCAATACCATCGCTGCCGGATACAACTCCGGCAATAGCGATGGTATTTAAAAAGATGTACCCGTTTTTGTCTACTTCAAAACTGATGCGCAAGGGGGTAAGCACCAGTGAAAGAAACGCTGACAGCGGTTTTTCCTTTACACTGATGGTAACCCGGCGGTCAGACTGAATGATCTCCCGGCTGTAGAGGAATTTGGCGCCGGTCATTTTACTTACGTCTTTCAGTACCGATTTCAATTCCTTGTTCGATACTGAAATGGTTACGTTTTTGGCCAGTATCTCCTGGCCCGTGGTGACTTTGGCGAGGCTACAAAACGATGTCAACATCAGCAGGATCGGGATGGCAGATAGTTTCATAATGGCAGTCACTAATGAAAAATAATTTTTCATAAATTGCAATCCTTGGTTTTAATAATAATTGAAATCAACCGCCTGTATCCTACTGTGCAAAAAGCAGATACAGGTAACAACCGGAAGCTTGTAATGGGCCAACATTACAGGCTTCCTTTTTTCCCGCCATCGCTTACGCGAGGCGGGGCTAAGGAAAGTGGCAAGTGAATCGTTCGTTACAACATAGTACAGTTAGTTTTGGTTACTTATTAATTCAGTGTTCTCAGTTCTTTGTTCTTGGTTTTTGGTTATATGTTGCCGCGATGGCTTTCAGCTTATAGCTTTAGGCTGTATTTTATTTACATCCCTTTGTATTTATTATCACACTCCCGTCAATCACTTCATAGGTCGCATTGATAATCCTACAAATGATGCGCAGCTTTTCATAGAAGGGTTCATTGCCTAATGCGGCAGAAATGGTGCAGGTTTTCAGCACTTCTTCATCTATCAGAATGGGTACGCCATAAGCGGTTTGTAAGCGGCTGAATACTTCTGCCGCGGGGGTATCGTCAAAATCAAAGCTGTAATTTGCCTGGCTGGCGATCACCGGTTTTTCTACCAGTGATTTATTCATTTGTTCGTTGGGAATATCGTATACTACCTGTTGGTTGGGAGTAACTACCATGCCTTTTAAGGTGGCAGAACCGGCATCGGTACTGGTGAAATTCTCGCGTTTAAAAACCGACACCTTCCCGGTTTTTACCACTACGCTGGCCGTTTCGGCGCTGCTCATGGCTTTTACATAAAAGCTGGTGCCCAGCACTTTTGTAACTATTGTTTTGGTATATACAATAAACGGACGTTCGGGATTACGGGTTATATTAAAAAAGGCATTGCCTTCCAGGTATACTTCTCTTTTACCCGATGAAAAATTGGCCGCATACGTAAGCCGGCTGCTTTTTTCCAGCACTACTTCACTTCCATCTGACAATACAATGTGCTGCCCGCTGTCTGAATTGTTATTGTACTCAAGGCTTTTGTGTTTTGATTCCTTTAAAAAGGCCTTGTAGGCATTGGCAGGCGCCTGGCCGGGTTTATTGGAATAATGCCAGTAAACGCCTGCGATCATTAAAAGAGACGCTGCAATACCCACCAGGTAGCGTGTACGGAAAAAAGGGATACCTTTCAAGCCCCGCTCCTTACCATCATCCGTATAGGTCTCCAGGTATCCAGGTTCTTCATCCTCGTATATTTCCGGGTTTAAGGATAATAATTTCTGTTGAATAAGATCAGCTTCCCGGTTTATTTCCTGGTTAGTAAGTTGGTTGTTGCTTTCGGTAAGCGTTTCAATAATTGCTTTGGCTGCAGCTACCCACTCCAGCCGGGCTGGATTTTTATCTATCCATTGGCTCCAGTAAATGGCGGCGGCTTCATCTTTTTCAATGATCCATTTTCTGAACAATTCACTGGCCAGTAAGTCATCTATGCTATTGATATCCTGATTTTTCATCTGATGTATGCTCCCTGTAAACCCAATACACCGCGACGAAAAAAAACTACTGTACTTTTTGGAAGAAATTTTGAGATTTCCTGATTTCGGGATTTGAAAACCAGGCTGGTGGCTGACAATTAAAGAAATCACTAAATCGCTAAATCAGAAATCCATAATTGGCTTAATACCAATATCAATACAATAGATAATGCAATAGTTGGTTTAAAATAAGCACCGGTATGCCGGCGCAATTTATTGAGTGCGTCGTTGAGGAGATTGTATACCGACTGACGGTTTAATTGCATAATGTCGGCAATTTCGGCGGCGCTGGCATTGAGGTAGAAGCGTAAATAAATGATCTCCTGCTGGCGTTTGGAGAGTTGCAGGATACATTTTCTTATTCTGTCGGCCAAAGCGGCCCTTTGCTCCTGTTGAATGAGCTGGTCGTCGGGAGTTGCATTGGCATCTTTGAACTCGATAAAACTGAGGCCTTCTGTTGAACCGGATTTGGTGAGCGCCTTTCCCAGGCGGCGGCGCAATGCTTTCATGAGGTAATGCTCTACCGAAGCTGTTTCATTTATAGCATTCCGTTTATGCCACAGATACAGGAAAAGATCCTGGATGCAATCCTTTACCAGGGCCGCATCGCGGGTGAATTTACAACCATATTGATAGAGTAAATTGTAATGCCGTTTTACGATGGCATCGAGAGCGAGGTGATCGCCGGGCAAAAATTGTATCCACAGTTCTTCACTGGTAAAATCCACGTATTTCATGCTGGCAGCAGTCGTTGGTTGGGTTAAAAAGGCTACATGTGTTCCGACACTAAAATAGGAAAAAGATTTTTATTAATGTAAACGGTTACAGCGCTATTTTTTTAACCCCGGGCTGCTAGAGATCGTCCTGCTTTCTTTTTTTCAACCTGTTAAAACAAATGCCTTCCGGTTCGGGAAACTCTACCAGCATGGGTTGCAGCTTCTTCCAGCCGGTAATTAAATTGTTTCCGTCTTTACTCAGGCTGAACAATACGTCACCGGGTTTGAAGTCCTGTGAGCCATCGAGGTATTTATTATATCTTACATCAACCCGGGAAGAATCGCCGGAGATAGTAGTGAGTAATTTTATATAAGTAGTTAACCCGGTAATTTCCAGGGTGCCCCAGCAGGTATCGTTTTGTTGCGACACCGATAACTCCCACTCCATGATCTTGTTAATACCGGTAGCCGTAGGCACTGGTAATTCGTGATAGGAATAATCGCCCACCCAGTTTGTGCAATGCCCAAATGAATTATTTTTTGAGCAGGCGCACATGGAAAACAATAATAGCGTGATGAACAAACTTTTCATAAAGTATGGGACTATATATAATTATGGTTGCTGATTACAAGTTTCAGGTTACAGGTTGCAGGGCAGGTTCATATTAATGATTGAACCATGAACGATTTAGGTTATTGAGCCTGGGTGAAATATTTCGATGGTTATGGGCGAGGTGTATTACAAATGCCGATAAATTATAATAGGAGCATTGTGCCGTAATGCGTGGCAATTTCACATTTTATCCGATACACGGTTGTGCTTTTTCGCTGTTGTGGATAAAATAGCAGACCAGCAGGCAGATAATGTCGATTTTCAGTACGCCTGCCCAAAAGCGCATTTATTATGTACTTATCACGATAACTAACTGGCTGTCATGCGGAAACGTTTCCGTAAATAAAGCAGATCTGTTACATCTATTAACCTGTATTTGTTGTCTTGCCTGTAAACCCAATTTAAAACGATTGTTATGCCTACAACCAAACTAACCTTGGTTGCATTGGTAATGTGCTGGTGTTCTGTTGCTTTTGCCCAAAACAAACAGTTTACCGGAAGAGTTACCAATCCGCAACAAGCTCCACTTGCAGGGGTCACTGTCCAGGTCAAAAATAGCAAAGTAACTACTGCTACCGCCTCAGATGGCAGCTTCACCATTTCAGCATCAGGCGATAAAGTGACACTTGTGTTTTCTTCCATTGGTCTTGAAAAGAAAGAGATAATCGCCACTGCAGGTGTGCCGGTTGAACTGCAGTTAAAAGAAGAAGCACAAGGTCTGTCGGATGTGGTAGTAGTTGGATATGGCACCCAACGAAAGACCGAGCTCACCGGCGCTGTATCTTCCATTAAAGGCGAAAAGCTGCGCGAAATGCCTGTTGTAAGTGTTGAACAGGCTGTAGCGGGCCGCCTGGCGGGTGTACAGGTACAACAAACATCCGGACAACCGGGAGCCGGCATCAGTATTCGCGTACGCGGTGTTTCGTCTATCGCAGGTGGTAATGAACCCCTGTACGTTATTGACGGATTGCCGCAGTTCAATGATGATGTACGGGGCGCCAACGGACTGGCCACTATTAATCCGTCGGATATTGAATCGATAGAAGTATTAAAAGATGCATCGGCAACAGCTATTTATGGTTCCCGTGGCGCCAATGGTGTGGTAATGGTCACTACCCGCTCAGGCAGGGCCGGACAACCACGGGTAGTATTTGAAAGCTCTTTCGGTATGCAAAAAATACGCAAGAAACTGGAGTTGATGAATGCCGATGAGTATGTAGATTTTTCCAAACGGTATTATACCAATTCGGGTATAGCCTTTCCTGCTGACCTTGCGGCCTATACGCCCGGTGTTAATACCGACTGGCAGGATGAAGTGTTCCGCACCGCTTTGCTTACCAATAACAACCTGAGTGTTTCAGGGGGAAATGATAAAACCCGGTACTACATTTCTACCGGTTATATCAATCAACAGGGTATTGTTCGCAACAGCGGTTATCAGCGTGGTTCGGTGCGATTGAACCTTGATAGCAAAGTGAGCGATATTTTTACCGTTCAATCACGCCTCACGGTTTCACGCGCCA
The Niastella koreensis GR20-10 genome window above contains:
- a CDS encoding FecR family protein, encoding MKNQDINSIDDLLASELFRKWIIEKDEAAAIYWSQWIDKNPARLEWVAAAKAIIETLTESNNQLTNQEINREADLIQQKLLSLNPEIYEDEEPGYLETYTDDGKERGLKGIPFFRTRYLVGIAASLLMIAGVYWHYSNKPGQAPANAYKAFLKESKHKSLEYNNNSDSGQHIVLSDGSEVVLEKSSRLTYAANFSSGKREVYLEGNAFFNITRNPERPFIVYTKTIVTKVLGTSFYVKAMSSAETASVVVKTGKVSVFKRENFTSTDAGSATLKGMVVTPNQQVVYDIPNEQMNKSLVEKPVIASQANYSFDFDDTPAAEVFSRLQTAYGVPILIDEEVLKTCTISAALGNEPFYEKLRIICRIINATYEVIDGSVIINTKGCK
- a CDS encoding RNA polymerase sigma factor, giving the protein MKYVDFTSEELWIQFLPGDHLALDAIVKRHYNLLYQYGCKFTRDAALVKDCIQDLFLYLWHKRNAINETASVEHYLMKALRRRLGKALTKSGSTEGLSFIEFKDANATPDDQLIQQEQRAALADRIRKCILQLSKRQQEIIYLRFYLNASAAEIADIMQLNRQSVYNLLNDALNKLRRHTGAYFKPTIALSIVLILVLSQLWISDLAI
- a CDS encoding DUF5991 domain-containing protein, producing the protein MKSLFITLLLFSMCACSKNNSFGHCTNWVGDYSYHELPVPTATGINKIMEWELSVSQQNDTCWGTLEITGLTTYIKLLTTISGDSSRVDVRYNKYLDGSQDFKPGDVLFSLSKDGNNLITGWKKLQPMLVEFPEPEGICFNRLKKRKQDDL